The DNA sequence TGAGGTAACAACATTTGGAGTTGCCTTTTGAGCCTCTTCTGCATCTACTGGACTAATTGGTTCATTTTGCCCTGAATTTTCCTTCCCTTTCTCCCTCCTAAGCATTTTTTCTTTCAGCAAATCAACCtattcaacaacaaaatcaaAGAATATATTAGAAACATTTTTAAGAAAATAGACTTTACGCCTGGCTCAATCCTAGAAGCTAAGACATGAGGTTAGGATGTCCAAGACCATAGTTTATTCTCTTAACTAATGTGAGACACTAACAACCTACACGTCTAGGTTTGGACATCAGATACGTGAACAATATAACATGGGGTTCCAGAAGGGGAGCCTTCGCGTAGCTGGTAAAGTTGTTGCGATGTGACCAGCAGaccacgggttcgagccgtggaaacagcctcttgcaaaaatgagggataaggctgcgtacaataggtCCTTTCCTGGATCCtccgcatagcgggagcttagtgcataaGGATGCACTATAACATGGGGTTCCAATATTGAATAAACAAAAGGTAGGAATGTTCGATTATGATATCATGTTACGAAAATAGACTTTAGGCCTAACTTAATCAAAAGGCTAGCTCATAAGACAAGGATTGTCTCATAAGACGAGGATTGTCTCATACGAGACCACAAATCATTTCTTCCTGACTAATATGGGGTACATAACAAACCCCTTTGTAAATCTAATGCCAATGAAGAATGCTGGTTTTATAGGGAGTTTTCAAGATACCTCATTTCTCAAATTCTCATTCTCTTTGAAAAGGGAGTCATAATCATCCTTAAGTTTATCAAAGCTAGCTTTGAGAACGTCATAGTCCTTCTCAAGTAGTTTAGTCTTGTATCTAGCACGTCTGTTttgaaaccaaatagcaatttgCCTAGGTTGTAGGCCAAGTTCTTGAGCCAATTGAACTTTCCTCTCTGGTTCCAGCTTGTTATCTACCTCAAAACTCTTCTCAAGAAACTGCACTTGATTGGGTAAAAGTCTTCTTTTCTTCTCTGGCCGGTGAAAGCAACTATCATAATCATCGGTGCTAGTTTCTTCTTTGTCAATTGGTGAGAAAAATGACATCTCTTTACTAATTTCTCCTCGACCATCTTCGAAATTAACCATTGATGTAGGCCCTGAAACAGAACAAAATTGACAAAGAGCAAGGTCACTAATGCATCAAAATCTTGAAAAATTCTCAGGGAAACACCAGCCGCTACCCTTTGGGTGCGCACCGAATAACCTGCTAACTATGCAATAGCTCGCAAACCACACAGTAAATGTAAATCGCACTAGATGTAAATCGCACTATGCAAGCTCAGTGCGATGAGCTCTTACCGAAGAGGCGGCTGGTGAGGGGAATCGATATCAGGTCTCCCACGTGATAAACCACTCACCCAACCAACAACCAATTCTTAAATACCTTGTTCATTTCCTTTGCTTGACTGCTAAATAATAGATTTTCTAGTTCTAAAACTAAAAAGACTCAAACTTGGACCAAATATTGTAGTACAAAACAAGTGTCAAAACCCTTTATATTGAATTGAGCAGTGAAAGGAAGTTAGTAAAAAACTACCAAATTTTCAGTAACCATACACTAGAAGTAGAGAAAAAAAGTCAAAAGAACTATAAGCTtacaagaaaataaaaggaagaataACAAGAACATATATTTAGCAGGGTGCAAAAGAGAATTACCATGAAAAGAGGGGGAAGAATTGGACATCCAGAGATTATGAAGAACCTCAGAAGGCAAAACAGAATTAGCAGTAGACATGTTAGAACCTTCCTTAACTCTTCCAACttccataattattttcttgAACCTTGGAATTTTCTTAGGCGCAATAATTATGAAAAATATCTGGTATTTAAGCAGTGGAAAATGGGATTTTTTGATTGAATTTTGAAGTTTGAAGCAAAAAGGATGTGATTAACACTAAGGTTATGTCACAAGTAAGAGAATAAAGAAGGGTCACTGCCATCATCTAGAAAAAGAGACtcaaaaattgagttaagaaaacAATGGATAAAAATGATGAAAGAGggaagaaaaaagagaaagagaaagagaaaaggaGATTCTTCCTTGGGAAGAGGAGATTGATGGGGTTTATAAACAAGCTAGCTGAAAGTGGCAACATAGAGCTTTCTTCTTGCAATGGAACACGGGCTGATCTTGAATTTCCTATTTTGCCCCTGCAGTTAACTTTtacttttctattttattttcttacttGTTTTTGAATTTGGTTATGACAATGTAAAGATCATACCCTTTGGAGTAGTCTGGTTCTAGTACATTGTTTCTGACTTTGTTGATTTTAAATGGAGAAATATGATCAATGCAAATTTATATAATCAatttatttggtattgaagcatGGTCGTTGTGATTGTCGTTCTATACATTTATTATGTCATAGACATACCACTTTTTTCTTTAGCTGCATTATTCTAATATTCTGAAAAGTTATAGGTATATATAATTTAACATTTACTTATGTTA is a window from the Nicotiana tomentosiformis chromosome 10, ASM39032v3, whole genome shotgun sequence genome containing:
- the LOC104104276 gene encoding homeobox-leucine zipper protein HAT5-like; protein product: MEVGRVKEGSNMSTANSVLPSEVLHNLWMSNSSPSFHGPTSMVNFEDGRGEISKEMSFFSPIDKEETSTDDYDSCFHRPEKKRRLLPNQVQFLEKSFEVDNKLEPERKVQLAQELGLQPRQIAIWFQNRRARYKTKLLEKDYDVLKASFDKLKDDYDSLFKENENLRNEVDLLKEKMLRREKGKENSGQNEPISPVDAEEAQKATPNVVTSEVPSIQKVVCKQEDASSAKSDVIDSDSPHYTDGNHSSNAFEAEPSDFSQDEDDNLSKSFLCFPEIGDQIQANSCNLGFQIEDHQPCWFWQY